From Bos indicus isolate NIAB-ARS_2022 breed Sahiwal x Tharparkar chromosome 4, NIAB-ARS_B.indTharparkar_mat_pri_1.0, whole genome shotgun sequence, the proteins below share one genomic window:
- the PAX4 gene encoding LOW QUALITY PROTEIN: paired box protein Pax-4 (The sequence of the model RefSeq protein was modified relative to this genomic sequence to represent the inferred CDS: deleted 1 base in 1 codon): MGSEDFQWKDTVGHWLWFALSQGRPLDPLAGLKQKQRGGCYQDQTSTLPGDCRGLRSPDQEPETPEASKLSPQCLHTGISSVNQLGGLFVNGRPLPLDTRQQIVQLAISGMRPCDISRSLKVSNGCVSKILGRYYRTGVLEPKGIGGSKPRLATPPVVARIAQLKGQCPALFAWEIQRQLCAEGLCTQDKTPSVSSINRVLRALQEDQRPPWIHLRLPAGLGPIPRTPPCDSEAPRGPHPGTGHRNRTIFSPGQAEALEKEFQRGQYPDSVARGKLAAATSLPEDTVRIWFSNRRAKWRRQEKLKCEMQFPGGSRGLTVPSASPGIFSAQQSPGSVSKAVLPTLESLGPYYPLRWGTASEGCLSDTPPQACLQSCWGNCPPQLSFLGSILLCHPCPSFLCPITSLGARQALQWPGSPL; the protein is encoded by the exons ATGGGCTCCGAGGACTTCCAGTGGAAGGACACAGTGGGTCATTGGCTGTGGTTCGCCCTGAGTCAGGGCCGGC CTCTGGACCCCCTGGCGGGactgaagcagaaacagagaggAGGCTGTTACCAGGACCAGACCAGCACCCTCCCTGGAGACTGCAGGGGTCTCAGGAGCCCAGATCAGGAGCCTGAGACTCCTGAAGCGTCGAAGCTCTCACCTCAGTGCCTCCACACAG ggatcagcAGCGTGAACCAGCTAGGGGGGCTCTTTGTGAATGGTCGGCCCCTGCCCCTGGATACCCGGCAACAGATTGTGCAACTGGCCATCAGTGGGATGCGGCCCTGTGACATCTCCCGGAGCCTCAAG GTATCTAATGGCTGTGTGAGCAAGATCCTAGGCCGTTACTACCGCACAGGTGTCTTGGAGCCCAAGGGGATTGGAGGAAGCAAGCCACGCTTGGCCACGCCGCCGGTGGTGGCACGAATCGCCCAGCTCAAGGGGCAGTGCCCGGCCCTCTTCGCCTGGGAGATCCAACGCCAGCTCTGTGCAGAGGGGCTTTGCACCCAGGACAAGACTCCCAGT GTCTCCTCTATCAACCGCGTCCTGCGGGCATTGCAGGAGGACCAGAGACCGCCCTGGATACATCTCAGGTTGCCAG CTGGTCTGGGTCCAATTCCTCGAACTCCCCCCTGTGACTCTGAGGCTCCCCGGggtccccacccaggaactggcCACCGGAATCGGACAATCTTTTCCCCAGGCCAAGCCGAGGCGCTGGAGAAAG AATTCCAGCGTGGGCAGTATCCTGATTCAGTGGCCCGTGGGAAACTGGCTGCAGCCACCTCTCTGCCCGAGGACACGGTGAGG ATCTGGTTTTCCAACCGAAGGGCCAAATGGCGCCGACAAGAGAAGCTCAAGTGTGAGATGCAGTTTCCAG GTGGTTCCCGGGGTCTGACTGTACCAAGTGCCTCCCCAGGAATCTTCTCTGCACAG CAGTCCCCCGGCAGTGTGTCCAAGGCAGTCCTACCTACCCTGGAATCCCTGGGTCCCTACTATCCACTGCGCTGGGGGACAGCATCAGAGGGGTGTCTGAGTGACACCCCACCACAAGCCTGTCTCCAGTCCTGCTGGGGTAA CTGC